From Agrobacterium vitis:
AGGTTTTCCAGCAATTTTACCGGGTTCCGACAACCGAGCGCGAGGGCACCGGGCTTGGTCTTGCCATTGCCGCGGCAATTGCGACCCGCCTGTCGGTCGATATCGAATTGGGTGTGCCTGACTGGGGCTATGGCTTGCGCATGGACCTGCTTGTGCCGGCCGATACGCTCACGTCCGCCTGACCGGCAGATCACAGTCATAGGCTGTAAATAAATGATTATAAAACAAAATTTTTAATGCGAGGACGGCACGGCAAGGCCGGACGGTAAAAAAATCACCATTTAAGTTTCACTTCATTTTCGTCTAATCCAGCTTTCAGTTCGCGGTTCTAGGGTTGCTTCACAGATTGAAGGAACCCCCATGCAAGCTTTCTGCGATTTTGACGGTACGATATCGAAACAGGATGTGACCGACCTGGTGCTGGAGCGCTTTGCTCTGCCCGAGTGGACGGATCTGGAGGCGCAATGGGACGCGGGAGAGATCAATTCCGCTGAATGCATGCGGGCTCAGATCCGTCTGCTTCAGGCCTATCGGCATGAGATCGACCGGTTTCTCGGCGAGGTCGAAATCGACGCCGGCTTTCCCGAATTCCGCAGCTACTGCCTCCAGAACCATATCCGTCTGACCATCGTCAGCGATGGCGTCGACTATTTCATTCGCCGCGTTCTCAGTCACTACGGCATCACCGATATCGAGGTGATCGCCAACCGGATGCTGGAACCATCCTGCGGCAACCCGACGGTCTTCGACCTCGATCATCCCTTTGCCAGCACCGGTTGCGTCACCGGATCGGGTGTCTGCAAATGCAACGTCATCCGGGCTGGCGATGCGGATCACATCTATATCGGCGATGGCCGCTCGGATTTCTGCGTCTCCAGCCATGCTGCCAAACTGATCTTCGCCAAATCCAAACTGGCCGTTCATTGCCAGGAAAACCGGATACCCTTCATCGCCTACCGCGATTTCACCGATATCACAGCCGCACTCAAGACCTTGAAGACCAAGTCCCTGGCGATTGGGGCCGGTGCTGCTGTGACGACTGTTCCTGCATCAAAAATAGCTTAGGGAAAACAAGACTATGCGTGCAACGCTCAAGATTGCCGAACCACCTGTCGCCTCGCCTTCGGAAGACGAGCTGAGACAGCTTGAGAACCTCTATTGTTCTCACGGTGATACCGTCCACTATACGGATAAGCCGAAATTCTTCGAAGGCTGCGAAGGCTCCTTCGTCTACGACGCCAGCCAGACGCCGTTTCTCGACCTGCAAATGTGGTATTCCGCCGTCAATTTCGGCTATCGCAACGAACGGCTGAACAATGCGGCACATCGTCAGCTCGACCAGCTTCCGCAGGTGGCCTCCCAATATCTGCACCGGGAAAAAGTCGAACTGGCCGCGCTGATTGCCCGCGATGCGGAACAGAAATTCGGCCATAAGGGCCGCGTCCATTTCAATGTCGGCGGCTCCCAGGCTGTCGAGGATTCCCTGAAACTGGTGCGCAATTTCACCGGCGGCAAAAGCCTGATGTTCGCCTTTGAGGGCGGCTATCATGGCCGCACGCTCGGCGCGAGCGCGATCACCTCAAGCTATCGCTATCGCCGCCGGTATGGCCATTTTGGCGATCGCGCCCAGTTCATCGAATTTCCCTATCACTTCCGTGGACCGAAAGGCATGTCCAAGGAAGAATACGGGCAGATCTGCGTCGATAAATTCGCCCGGTTGTTCGAAAGCGAATATAACGGCGTCTGGGACCCCAAGGCCGGTAAATCCGAATATGCCGCTTTCTATGTAGAGCCGATCCAGGGCACCGGCGGCTATGTCATTCCGCCGATGAATTTCTTCACCGGTTTGAAGAAGGTGCTTGATGACCACGGCATCCTGATGGTCGTCGATGAGATCCAGATGGGCGTTTACCGCACTGGCAAGCTGTGGTCCATTGAGCATTTCGGTGTGTCGCCTGATGTTCTGGTGTTCGGCAAGGCCATTACCAATGGTCTCAATCCGCTGTCCGGCATCTGGGCGCGTGAGGAAATGATCAACCCGACGATCTTCCCGCCCGGCTCGACCCATTCGACCTTCGCTAGCAATCCGATGGGCACCGCCGTTGCACTGGAAACCATGAAAATGGTCGGCGAGGGTGATTTTGGCGCCAGCGTCATGGAAAAAGGCGCCCGCTTCCTCGATGGATTGAAGGTTCTCGAAAAGCGTCATGCTATCGTCGGTGATGTCGATGGTCTCGGCCTCGCCCTGCGGATGGAAATCTGCAAGGAAGACGGGTTTACCCCCGACAAGGCAACGCTCGACTGGATGTCCGACGAAGGCATGAAGGGCGATCTGGTTGTCGATGGCAAGACCTATGGTCTGGTGCTCGATGTCGGCGGCTACCATAAGAACGTCATCACGCTGGCTCCCAACCTGATGATCAGCAACAGCGAAATCGATCTGGCGCTCACCCTGCTCGATCAGCTGCTGACCCGCGCTGCACGGAGGTAGAGCCGTGCAACTCCTGCTTCTTCACCTCGATGACGCGCTGGAGTTGCAGCCCGAATTCATGCGCTCCTGCAAGATGGCAGGCGCGCATGAACTCAACGAACAGCAAAGCGGCAGGGCGGTGCGTCTCTGGGGTCGGCAAGCGGCGCTCGATACGCTCTGGCGCAAGCTAACGCAGGCGGGACGGCAGGGCTCTGCCGAACCGCGCCTCTGCTTCATGGGGTCGGGCGATTTCCACCATGTCACATCGCTGCTGATCGATCAGGCGTTGGAAAACCGCAGCGAGCGGGTGACCGTCATTCACATCGACAATCATCCCGACTGGGTGCATTTCGATGGCGGTATGCATTGCGGCTCCTGGGTCAACCGCACCCTTGCCAATCCGCAGGTCGATAAAGTTATCACCATCGGCGTCTGTAGCAATGATCTGGAGACGCCCGAGCGCAAAGGTGCAAATCTCGACCTGCTCGCCAGTGGGCGGCTTGAGCTTTATCCCTATATGCATCCGCCAAGCCGGGTGAAGGCCAGTTACGGTGCCGGGCAATCCTACCGGCAGCATGACCGCGATCTCTATTGGCAAACCATCGCCGAGATCGGCGAGATGAATTTCATCGATCGGCTGCTGGCGGGGATCGAGACGGAATGCGTCTACATCACCTTGGACAAGGATGTCCTGGTTCAGGGTGATGCGGTGACCAATTGGGACCAGGGCCGCATGCAGATGCCCTATGTCCTGTCGATCATCAGCGCCATCGGTGAGCGCTATCGGATTATCGGCGCCGATGTGACGGGGGATTATTCCCGTCCCGACTATAGCGGCACTCTCTGGACCCGGATGTTGAAAAAGGGCGAGATCCTGATCGATCAACCCCGCCATACATGCTCCGGGCCGCAGATCTGCACTATCAACAGCGCCGCAAACCTCGCGCTGTTGGATGTCTTCGGGGAGCAGATGCGATGAAGCAGGGGCTCGACCTGTCGATGCTGGCGCTGATCCTGTTCTGCATCCTGACGGAGACAGGCCGGGAGATCTGCTTCAAAAAAGGGGCGGCCACGGGCGATGCCAGGCAGATGGTCCTGCGGCCCGTCGTCTGGGCCGGGATCTGCTTCTGGCTCATCGAGCTCCTGGCCTGGAGCCGGGTACTGGCCAGCGTTTCGCTGTCCATCGCCTTTCCAATCATGGCGATGAGCTATGCCACCATCACGATTGCCGGTGCGGTGATCTTCAAGGAATCCATCAACCTTCGCCATGCCGTCGGGGTCGCGCTTGTGACTGCCGGTGTGGTCTGTGTCGGAGCAACAGGACTATGAAACTCTTTGCCTATTCGAAATGGGATAGCGTGTCTGTCGCAGCCGCAGCGCTGCATCTGGCCTTCAATATCTATTTGATCGCCGGGTTCGAGAGCCGGCCGCTGTGGCTCTCCTTCGTGCTGGCCTGCATTTATGCGCTGTCGATTTCCTGGAACATCAACAGCATTTCCCATAACTTCATTCACACGCCCTATTTCAAGCCGCGCTGGATGAACTATGCCTTCAGCCTGCTGG
This genomic window contains:
- a CDS encoding aspartate aminotransferase family protein, with protein sequence MRATLKIAEPPVASPSEDELRQLENLYCSHGDTVHYTDKPKFFEGCEGSFVYDASQTPFLDLQMWYSAVNFGYRNERLNNAAHRQLDQLPQVASQYLHREKVELAALIARDAEQKFGHKGRVHFNVGGSQAVEDSLKLVRNFTGGKSLMFAFEGGYHGRTLGASAITSSYRYRRRYGHFGDRAQFIEFPYHFRGPKGMSKEEYGQICVDKFARLFESEYNGVWDPKAGKSEYAAFYVEPIQGTGGYVIPPMNFFTGLKKVLDDHGILMVVDEIQMGVYRTGKLWSIEHFGVSPDVLVFGKAITNGLNPLSGIWAREEMINPTIFPPGSTHSTFASNPMGTAVALETMKMVGEGDFGASVMEKGARFLDGLKVLEKRHAIVGDVDGLGLALRMEICKEDGFTPDKATLDWMSDEGMKGDLVVDGKTYGLVLDVGGYHKNVITLAPNLMISNSEIDLALTLLDQLLTRAARR
- a CDS encoding arginase, producing MQLLLLHLDDALELQPEFMRSCKMAGAHELNEQQSGRAVRLWGRQAALDTLWRKLTQAGRQGSAEPRLCFMGSGDFHHVTSLLIDQALENRSERVTVIHIDNHPDWVHFDGGMHCGSWVNRTLANPQVDKVITIGVCSNDLETPERKGANLDLLASGRLELYPYMHPPSRVKASYGAGQSYRQHDRDLYWQTIAEIGEMNFIDRLLAGIETECVYITLDKDVLVQGDAVTNWDQGRMQMPYVLSIISAIGERYRIIGADVTGDYSRPDYSGTLWTRMLKKGEILIDQPRHTCSGPQICTINSAANLALLDVFGEQMR
- a CDS encoding EamA family transporter; its protein translation is MKQGLDLSMLALILFCILTETGREICFKKGAATGDARQMVLRPVVWAGICFWLIELLAWSRVLASVSLSIAFPIMAMSYATITIAGAVIFKESINLRHAVGVALVTAGVVCVGATGL
- a CDS encoding MtnX-like HAD-IB family phosphatase; protein product: MQAFCDFDGTISKQDVTDLVLERFALPEWTDLEAQWDAGEINSAECMRAQIRLLQAYRHEIDRFLGEVEIDAGFPEFRSYCLQNHIRLTIVSDGVDYFIRRVLSHYGITDIEVIANRMLEPSCGNPTVFDLDHPFASTGCVTGSGVCKCNVIRAGDADHIYIGDGRSDFCVSSHAAKLIFAKSKLAVHCQENRIPFIAYRDFTDITAALKTLKTKSLAIGAGAAVTTVPASKIA